One Pseudomonadota bacterium genomic region harbors:
- a CDS encoding PilN domain-containing protein, whose protein sequence is MKREIASLQSIYKEYLAMEQEKKEIQRRIKAIDGIKEGRALSARILYDLSSVIKDNVWLISFKKTDNKFELDGNSLENESISTLVESLSHIPYIKNVELKSVSDATEQGVTIKKFIISGDIVL, encoded by the coding sequence ATGAAGAGAGAAATTGCAAGCCTTCAAAGTATTTATAAAGAATACCTTGCGATGGAGCAAGAAAAAAAGGAGATTCAACGAAGAATAAAAGCAATAGACGGCATAAAAGAGGGTAGAGCGCTCTCTGCAAGGATTTTATACGATCTTTCCTCCGTAATAAAAGATAATGTTTGGCTTATAAGCTTTAAAAAAACAGATAATAAATTTGAGCTGGATGGGAATTCGTTGGAAAATGAATCCATTTCAACCCTTGTTGAAAGCCTTTCGCATATTCCCTATATTAAAAACGTAGAATTGAAAAGCGTATCCGATGCCACAGAACAAGGCGTTACAATAAAGAAGTTTATTATTTCCGGTGATATTGTCCTATGA
- the pilM gene encoding type IV pilus assembly protein PilM, which translates to MRQIIPILVSLFAAVGAWIFFSYVMYRIGRKFEIGSFLGYCIPVYNIVFLCKCGDISPWNTLGLIVPIVNIYFTIHIWGSIAERLGKNYWIYGIGSFIFYITVFIMAFDSSQPSGYILANKLGKNKDDQSEYDKDIQSDIISENKELKEDKINEKNKAKKEKTFKTSSMSGFLPSLDVISKIGLRTISELIGFDIGSTSIKICTLKKINDGFQIQNIDKKSYEEDILSDGNIIDQVFVAQELKKIITENNIKCKDVACALSSYAIITKKVTVPFLEEEELENSIRLEVESVIPFPLKDIYYGYYVLGVDEEKEDMMNVQIVAAKKEIVDGYTTAFNLAGLNLQILDVDIFGVTNMIEQIYGTNEFSVVAVDIGASITNIAIIKGDSLEFTREILLGGKYLTNQIEKSTKLSHMEAEEKKIMADSEVVYLFEDFIFNITSEITKTINFYTATKPNDTIGKIYLTGGSSLLQGLKEKIEEDTRIEVEYVDPFLLLNLNEAKHSAYEEYKTFMSIALYLSSRINDLGQ; encoded by the coding sequence ATGAGACAAATAATACCAATACTGGTTTCACTCTTTGCTGCTGTCGGGGCATGGATTTTCTTTTCCTATGTTATGTATCGTATTGGCAGGAAGTTTGAAATAGGTTCTTTTCTAGGATATTGTATTCCGGTATATAACATTGTTTTTCTATGTAAATGCGGGGATATTTCGCCATGGAATACTTTAGGGCTTATAGTGCCAATCGTAAATATTTATTTTACGATTCACATCTGGGGTAGTATTGCGGAAAGACTTGGGAAAAATTATTGGATTTATGGAATAGGATCATTTATTTTTTATATAACCGTATTTATTATGGCATTCGATAGTTCCCAGCCTTCCGGATATATACTTGCTAATAAATTAGGTAAAAACAAGGATGATCAAAGTGAATATGATAAAGATATACAATCAGATATAATTAGCGAAAATAAAGAGTTAAAGGAAGATAAGATAAACGAGAAGAATAAAGCAAAAAAAGAAAAAACTTTCAAAACATCTTCTATGTCAGGATTTTTGCCAAGTTTAGACGTTATCAGTAAAATAGGATTAAGGACAATAAGTGAATTAATTGGTTTTGATATCGGAAGTACTTCAATAAAAATCTGCACCCTAAAAAAGATTAATGATGGTTTCCAAATTCAAAACATAGACAAAAAATCATACGAAGAAGATATTTTAAGTGACGGCAACATAATTGACCAAGTATTTGTTGCACAAGAACTGAAAAAAATAATTACAGAGAATAATATCAAATGCAAGGATGTAGCTTGTGCACTATCGAGCTATGCAATCATTACAAAAAAAGTTACAGTTCCATTCCTCGAGGAAGAAGAACTTGAAAACAGTATAAGACTCGAAGTGGAATCAGTTATCCCTTTTCCATTAAAAGATATTTATTATGGTTATTATGTTCTTGGAGTGGATGAAGAAAAAGAAGATATGATGAACGTTCAGATTGTTGCAGCAAAAAAAGAAATAGTTGATGGCTATACTACAGCATTCAACTTAGCAGGTTTGAATTTACAGATTCTGGACGTGGATATTTTTGGTGTTACAAATATGATTGAACAGATATACGGTACGAATGAATTTTCAGTAGTTGCTGTAGATATAGGTGCTTCCATAACGAATATTGCAATAATAAAAGGTGATAGCCTTGAATTTACAAGGGAAATATTATTGGGAGGAAAGTACTTAACAAACCAAATAGAAAAGTCTACCAAACTTAGCCATATGGAAGCTGAAGAAAAGAAGATAATGGCAGACAGTGAAGTGGTATATTTATTTGAGGATTTTATATTTAATATTACATCTGAAATTACAAAAACAATCAATTTTTACACTGCTACAAAACCTAATGACACAATTGGAAAAATATACTTAACAGGCGGCTCATCTTTGCTGCAAGGCTTGAAAGAGAAAATAGAGGAAGACACCAGGATAGAAGTAGAATATGTTGACCCGTTCTTGCTTTTGAATTTAAATGAAGCAAAACATAGCGCTTACGAGGAATATAAGACTTTTATGAGCATAGCACTTTATTTATCCTCAAGGATTAATGATTTAGGACAATGA
- a CDS encoding sugar transferase, translating into MTNKSRLHYIIILFADLSAIYVSIIIAFCTRIWIESFYPLIPLTHPLLSYIQRWWIIFIILAVITFHKGYGIVVTVWDELLILFKSLLLSFLIVWAILSLQKETEAVSRIIVTLSFFYMIASLPLIRFLAKYLMYKAFDERMESFLIGEKGEAENKLVKSLNSEWYSGYRIKSIVNDISDINNVETCFIPVWYADEETVKNLKKKVKNLIMVSEGFGFSFMSTEIMTFLDKDMALITTKNGLLSGRKVFLKRVFDIILSFFILVFSIPLFLLIPILIKIDSRGPVFFSHTRCGLNMASFNMLKFRTMHANSGELIEKYINENPEAYNDLKERNKIKEDPRITGFGKFLRKTSLDELPQLFNVMKGDMSIVGPRPDSKEALTDYYKDYKEIYMKVKPGITGLWQVSGRSDINYSKRVKLDYQYVLNWSLWFDIVIILKTFRAIISGKGAY; encoded by the coding sequence ATGACAAATAAATCAAGATTACATTATATTATTATATTATTTGCAGATTTGTCAGCTATATATGTTTCAATTATTATCGCTTTTTGCACAAGGATATGGATTGAAAGTTTTTATCCTTTAATTCCTTTAACGCACCCTCTTTTGTCTTATATACAAAGGTGGTGGATAATATTTATTATATTGGCGGTAATTACCTTCCACAAAGGCTACGGTATAGTAGTAACTGTATGGGATGAACTTCTAATCCTGTTTAAAAGTCTCTTATTATCTTTTTTAATTGTGTGGGCCATACTGTCCCTTCAAAAAGAGACCGAGGCAGTATCAAGAATCATAGTGACTCTAAGTTTTTTTTATATGATTGCTTCATTGCCTTTAATACGTTTCTTAGCAAAATATCTAATGTATAAGGCATTTGACGAGAGGATGGAATCATTTCTTATCGGAGAAAAAGGAGAGGCGGAAAATAAATTAGTAAAATCGCTTAACAGTGAATGGTACTCAGGATATAGAATAAAAAGCATTGTTAATGATATTTCCGATATAAATAATGTTGAAACATGCTTCATTCCTGTTTGGTATGCCGACGAAGAAACAGTAAAAAATCTTAAAAAGAAAGTGAAAAATCTGATAATGGTTTCCGAAGGATTTGGATTTTCTTTCATGAGCACAGAAATAATGACCTTTTTGGATAAAGACATGGCGTTGATAACAACAAAAAACGGTCTTTTATCCGGACGGAAGGTATTTTTGAAAAGAGTATTTGATATAATATTATCATTTTTTATATTAGTCTTTTCAATCCCCCTTTTTTTATTAATTCCAATATTAATTAAAATTGATTCAAGGGGACCCGTATTTTTTTCACACACACGTTGTGGGCTTAATATGGCCAGTTTTAATATGCTTAAATTCAGAACGATGCATGCCAACTCAGGTGAGCTAATAGAAAAATATATCAATGAAAATCCTGAGGCATATAATGATTTAAAGGAAAGAAACAAAATAAAAGAAGATCCGAGGATAACTGGTTTTGGAAAATTTTTAAGAAAAACCTCTCTTGATGAATTACCGCAGTTGTTCAATGTGATGAAGGGTGATATGTCAATCGTTGGGCCCAGACCTGATTCAAAAGAAGCCTTAACAGACTACTATAAGGATTACAAAGAAATATATATGAAGGTTAAACCTGGTATTACAGGGTTATGGCAAGTAAGTGGAAGAAGCGATATAAATTATTCAAAAAGGGTAAAACTTGATTATCAATATGTATTAAATTGGTCACTGTGGTTTGATATTGTTATTATTTTAAAAACATTCAGGGCAATTATAAGCGGTAAGGGGGCATATTAA
- a CDS encoding glycosyltransferase: protein MVSVIIPTFNAEKYIHKLLSSIQSQTIPCEIIVIDSSSTDNTIDISESFGAKIISITKENFNHGRTRNLAALQTKGEIIVFLTQDALPCNKFCIELLTKPLENPEIAACYGRQIPADNAMPTERFARLFNYPETPLLKGLNSLREYGIKTYFFSNALSAIRRKEFEELGGFHKDIIMFEDMLFAAKLIMKDYKIAYIPEAKVIHSHNLTWSEQFKRYFYAGISFKNNPLFLRYAKADKEGGKFLKNEIEYFVRNKAYYWIIYALIESIFKYSGYILGINYDKIPCCFTKKYRKLDDK from the coding sequence ATGGTTAGTGTTATAATCCCTACTTTTAATGCAGAGAAGTATATACACAAGCTTCTCTCGTCAATTCAATCACAGACGATCCCCTGCGAAATTATTGTTATTGATTCCTCCTCCACAGACAATACCATAGATATTTCAGAATCATTTGGAGCTAAAATCATATCTATAACAAAGGAAAACTTCAATCATGGCAGGACAAGAAATTTAGCAGCTCTACAAACCAAAGGGGAAATTATTGTATTTCTCACACAAGATGCTTTGCCATGCAACAAATTCTGTATAGAACTGCTAACGAAGCCTCTTGAAAACCCTGAAATAGCAGCATGCTACGGAAGGCAAATACCTGCTGATAATGCAATGCCAACAGAAAGGTTTGCAAGATTATTTAATTATCCCGAAACGCCCCTCTTAAAGGGATTAAACAGTTTAAGAGAGTATGGCATAAAAACCTACTTTTTCAGCAATGCGTTATCGGCGATAAGAAGAAAAGAATTTGAAGAATTAGGCGGCTTTCACAAAGATATTATTATGTTTGAAGATATGCTGTTTGCTGCAAAGCTTATTATGAAAGACTATAAAATAGCCTATATACCCGAGGCAAAAGTTATTCACTCCCATAACCTCACATGGTCTGAGCAATTTAAAAGATACTTTTATGCAGGAATATCATTCAAAAATAATCCATTGTTTTTAAGATATGCAAAAGCAGATAAAGAAGGGGGTAAATTCTTAAAAAATGAGATTGAATATTTTGTTCGCAATAAGGCTTATTATTGGATTATTTATGCCCTTATTGAGTCTATCTTTAAATATTCCGGTTATATCTTGGGCATAAATTATGATAAAATTCCATGTTGTTTTACAAAAAAATATCGGAAGCTCGATGACAAATAA
- a CDS encoding glycosyltransferase family 2 protein: protein MFKPMVSIIVINYNGNDITIKCLQGIQKQTFKDFEIIIVDNYSTDNSLTYIKNFVTTEKLNEKTKIIPLLKNSGFSGGNLEGLKYAEGKYIALLNNDTEPDKKWLFELIGAMENNSDIGICASKLIRNNENFIDSAGDGYSTALKGFKLGEGNKEDSYISKEFIFGACAGAALYRKKMLEETGFFDEDFFLIYEDTDLNFRAQIAGWKVLFVPTAVVYHKVRSSIGIMSDTAIYYSLRNSELVRIKNVPPGVFLRCFPEFLINIFAEFLYFVVKHKKLKIYFKAKMDALIIFPEMLKKRKVIMKAKKVNNKYLLDIMTHVWQKDFFETKIRKFLYG, encoded by the coding sequence ATGTTTAAGCCAATGGTTAGTATTATTGTAATAAATTATAATGGTAATGATATTACTATCAAATGTCTTCAAGGTATACAGAAACAGACATTTAAAGATTTTGAAATAATTATTGTGGATAATTACTCAACAGATAATTCTCTTACATATATAAAAAATTTTGTTACAACAGAAAAGTTAAATGAAAAAACTAAAATAATCCCTCTTTTAAAAAACTCCGGTTTTTCTGGAGGTAATCTGGAAGGATTAAAATATGCTGAAGGCAAATATATAGCTTTGCTGAACAATGATACCGAACCGGATAAAAAATGGCTTTTTGAACTGATAGGAGCAATGGAAAATAATTCTGATATCGGTATTTGTGCTTCAAAGCTTATTAGAAATAATGAGAATTTTATTGACAGCGCAGGAGATGGTTACTCAACGGCACTTAAAGGATTTAAGCTGGGAGAAGGAAATAAAGAAGATTCATATATAAGTAAAGAATTCATTTTTGGAGCATGTGCCGGTGCAGCCTTATACAGAAAGAAGATGCTCGAAGAAACAGGTTTTTTTGATGAAGATTTTTTTTTAATATATGAAGATACTGATCTGAATTTCAGGGCACAAATTGCAGGTTGGAAAGTTTTATTTGTTCCAACTGCTGTTGTTTATCATAAAGTTCGTTCGTCAATAGGTATTATGAGTGATACAGCAATATATTATTCTCTTAGAAACAGCGAACTTGTGAGGATTAAGAATGTTCCCCCGGGTGTTTTTTTAAGATGTTTCCCTGAATTTTTAATAAATATTTTTGCCGAATTCTTATATTTTGTAGTTAAACATAAAAAATTAAAGATATATTTCAAGGCAAAAATGGATGCACTAATAATATTTCCAGAAATGCTAAAAAAAAGAAAAGTAATAATGAAAGCAAAAAAGGTAAACAACAAATATTTATTAGATATAATGACACATGTATGGCAAAAGGATTTTTTTGAAACAAAAATTAGAAAGTTTTTATATGGTTAG
- a CDS encoding DegT/DnrJ/EryC1/StrS family aminotransferase: protein MKQPVAQRVRSKDKFIVFGSPMIEEDEIAEVVSSMRSGWIGTGPKVAQFEDDFRAFKESSFAIGVNSCTAALHLSMLASGLKNGDEVITSALTFCATVNAIIHAGAKPVLVDIEPDTMNIDPKKVEQAITSRTKAILPVHFAGRPCNMDRIIAISRQYNLRIIEDCAHAIESEYKGKKTGTFGDFGCFSFYVTKNIITGEGGMVITSNEENAARIKILALHGMSKDAWKRFGDEGYKHYYVTECGFKYNMMDLQAAIGIHQLKRIKKYWQRRREIWQKYNYDFQGLPVILPKNPEPDTIHAYHLYTILIDKEKTGISRDDFLTSMTKENIGVGVHYLSIPEHPYYQKAFGWKPEDYPNAMRIGRHTVSLPISAKLIDEDLEYIVKAVHKLLKG, encoded by the coding sequence ATGAAACAGCCAGTTGCACAACGCGTACGCTCTAAAGACAAATTTATCGTCTTTGGCTCCCCAATGATAGAGGAGGACGAGATTGCTGAAGTTGTTTCGAGTATGAGAAGCGGATGGATAGGAACAGGGCCAAAAGTAGCACAATTCGAGGATGATTTTAGAGCCTTCAAAGAGTCAAGTTTTGCCATTGGGGTTAATTCATGCACTGCCGCTCTACATCTTAGCATGCTTGCATCAGGATTAAAAAATGGCGATGAAGTCATTACTTCAGCTTTAACGTTTTGCGCCACTGTTAATGCAATAATCCATGCAGGAGCAAAACCTGTTTTGGTTGATATTGAGCCTGACACAATGAATATTGATCCAAAGAAGGTTGAACAGGCTATCACATCAAGAACCAAAGCAATACTTCCTGTTCATTTTGCAGGCCGCCCATGCAACATGGACAGAATTATAGCTATTTCAAGGCAATACAACCTCAGGATAATTGAAGATTGTGCCCATGCTATTGAATCGGAATATAAAGGCAAAAAGACTGGTACATTCGGGGATTTTGGCTGCTTTAGTTTTTATGTTACAAAAAATATTATAACCGGAGAAGGCGGGATGGTTATAACATCAAATGAAGAAAATGCCGCACGCATAAAAATCCTTGCCCTTCATGGCATGAGCAAAGATGCATGGAAACGCTTCGGGGATGAAGGTTATAAACATTATTATGTTACGGAATGCGGTTTTAAATACAATATGATGGATTTACAGGCAGCTATAGGCATTCACCAATTGAAAAGGATTAAGAAATACTGGCAGAGACGCAGAGAAATATGGCAAAAATACAATTATGATTTTCAGGGATTGCCCGTTATTCTCCCTAAAAACCCTGAGCCTGACACTATACATGCATATCATCTATACACGATACTGATAGATAAAGAAAAAACAGGCATAAGCAGAGACGATTTTCTCACTTCAATGACAAAAGAGAATATCGGCGTCGGTGTTCATTATTTGAGCATCCCGGAACATCCTTATTACCAGAAGGCTTTCGGGTGGAAACCTGAGGATTATCCTAATGCCATGAGAATAGGCAGACATACTGTAAGCCTGCCTATTTCGGCAAAACTTATTGATGAGGATTTGGAATATATTGTAAAAGCCGTGCATAAATTATTGAAAGGTTAG